The nucleotide window CCGAGCCGACCCGAGAGCCGGTCGCCCGCGTCCTCCCACGCGTCGAACAGCCGGGGGTACTCCCCGGCCCACGACGCGAACTCCTCGCGGGTGTGAAGCCCGACCCACGCGTCGAACAGCGCGTTCGCGACCTGGAAGGCGTCGGCCGGGCCGAACCCCGTCGTCGACGCCCCCGTCTCCGGGTCGGGACGCCGGATCGCCGCGTCGAGGTCGCGGTAGCGCTCGCCGAAGAAGGGGAGGAACGTCTCGGGGAGGCCGGGCGCGTCGCCGGCGGTCGAGGCGGCGTCGGCAGTCGAAGCGGCGTCGTCGCCGCCGACGGCCCCCGAAGCCGGCTCGCAGCCGATCTGGACCAGTCGCTCGGCGATCAGGAACGCGAGGAAGTCGTCGGGCGTCCCCTCCGCGCGCCGCTTGACGAGGACGGCTGGCGGGTCGGTCTGGGTCGTCCGAACGACGGTCCCGTCGCCCGGGAGACCGACCGTGAACGCCGGCCCCGCGTGCTTTCGGAGGAGGTCCGGCACCGCCTCGGGGAGCCACTCGGCGGGGTACGAGGCGGGAACGAGCGCGTCGACGAAGAGGCCCAGATCCTCCGCCGCGGCCGGCGGGAGCGTCTCGAAGTCCGTCTCGACGTCGAGGACGGGCGATCCCGGCGCGTACCGGTCGCGGACCGCCGCGAGGTCGTCGTCGAGCGACCGGGTCGAGAACATCAGCCGAGGACGTACGAGAGGATGATGAGCACCGAGAGGACGGCCGAGACGCCGACCGTTCCGACCACGATCTTCGTTGATTTGGACATGCGCGTTTCTGGGTCCGCCGGTCGTTAAAATCAACCGGTCGCCGTCGACCGCGCGGCAGCGACTTTATGTCTTCGGGCGATAGTGCGACGGTATGCGAGTCCGTGACGCGGTCGAGGCCGACGCGACGGCCCTGGCGTCGATGACGGGGCGGCCGAGCGGCGTCGTCCGCGACATGATCCACGACCGCTCGGTGCGCGTCGCGGTGACGGACGAGTCCGGGCAAACGGAAGCCGCGGACGACGGGGGCGGAGAGACAGAAGCCGCGGACGACGACGAGACCCCCGCGGATTCGGTCGAGGGGTTCGTCGCGTTCGACGTGCGCGACGGGACGGTCCACGTGACGAACTTCGAAGGCGGCCCGGAGGGGATCCGCCGGCTGTTCGAGGAGCCGGTGGGGTTCGCGGTCCGCGAGGGCATGGCCGTCGAGGCGGTCGTCCCGGTCGACGCGACCGCGACGGCGACCGTCGAGGCGATCGGGTTCGAGGCGGTCGGTTCCGGGCCGCGGATCGACGGGGCGTCGACGACGCGGTACCGGTTCGATCCGGGCGAGAACGGGGACGAGTGAACGGCGCGGCCGAGCGACCGGGTCAGTCGAACCGCTGTTGAACGATTTCGAGCGCCTCCTCGCGGTCGTCCCAGTCGACGAACACTGCGACCGAGGTCGCGCTCGTGATCAGGTCGATGATGTTGATGCCGGCGTCCGCGATGGGCGCGATGATGTCTTGGATGACGCCCGACTGGTTGGGGAGTTCGCCGCCCGTGACGCGGATCACGGCGATGGGGTCGGCGACGGTGACCGAGGAGAGCGCCTCGTCGGTGACGACCGACTCGTGGAGCAGGGCCTCGGCGGTCTCGGCGACGTCAACGTCGACGTAGAAGGTGACCGAGTCCATCCCGGAGGCGACCGCGTCGATGTTGATCTCCTCGGCGCGCAAGGCGTTCGAGAGCTCGGAGAGGATCCCCGGTCGGTTCCGGATTGCGCGGCCCGCGATGGTGAGACACGCCAGCGGCTCCTCGCGCATGTCGATCAGGCTCTCGAACTCGCCCTCGATCCGGGTGCCGCCCCGGAGTAAGTCACCGTGCTGGTAGTGGACGACCCGAACCGCGAGTCCCTCGTCCTTGTACGAGAGCGCGGACGGGGCGACCACCTCCGCGCCCCGGAAGGAGAGGTTCCGCAGCTCGTCGACGGTGATCTGGCCGACGTTTCGCGCGCCCTCGACCACCCGCGGGTCGCCGGTCATCACGCCCTCGACGTCGGTGACGATCACGACCTCGTCGGCGTCCATGTAGTTGCCGAGCATGACGGCGGTCGTGTCCGAGCCGCCGCGACCGAGCGTGGTGACGTTACCGTCGTGGTCCTCGGCGAGGAACCCGGTAATGATCGGGACGACGCCGTCGAGCCGCGCCGCGATCTTCTGGGCCCGCCGCTTCGTCTCCGCGACGTCGACCTCGCCGCGCTCGTCCGTGATAACGGGCCAATCCGGGTGTCCCGGTTCGAGGAAGACCGCCTCGACGTCCCGGACCGAGAGGGCGGCCTTCAGCATCCGCACGCTGGTGCGCTCGCCCATCGAGACGATCTCCGCGCGGTCGGCGTCGTCCGTCTCGAAGGTGATGTCGTCGAGGAGTTCGTCGGTGGTCGACCCCATCGCGCTGGCGACGACCGCGATCTCGTGACCGGCCGCGACGGCGCTCGCGACCGAGTCGGCCGCGCGCTCGATCCGGTCGCCGCTGCCGAGGCTCGTGCCGCCGAACTTCGCGATTACGCGCATACGGATACCTCGTCGGAGGCCCGGAGCGGTCCGGATCCGGTCGGCGGTCGCGGGCGGGTGAGCGAGACGGAACGGGCCGACCCGAGGCCGGAATTCCGGCCCGGTCGGCGGAAGCGATCGGTAAACATGCGACTCCGTAGCGGAGGAAGCCGGATAACAGTATCCTCTTCGACAAGGGTCGCCCGAAGCGGCACGTCGTCCGAGGCGGCGCTAACTACGGACCGAGGCGGCGCTGACGAGCGATCGAGACTGGAGCAGGCCGGGAGATCACTCGTCTTGGATGCCCCACGCGTCGGGCATCTCGATGACGTACCGGCCGTCCTCCTGAAGGGAGATGATGTACTCCTGTCTGTCGTACAGCTCCATCAGGTTGAGCTCGTACTGCCCGGGGCTGACGATGCGGATGCTCTCGAACTGGTCGTTGAGCTCGTCGCGGAGGGCGTCGATGCCGGACTGCGGCTCCTCGTCGGCGGGCGGCGTCTCCGCGCCCTCGACCTCGCGGCTGGCGCGGTCGAGTTCGTCCGGCGAGACT belongs to Halorubrum sp. DM2 and includes:
- a CDS encoding aspartate kinase — its product is MRVIAKFGGTSLGSGDRIERAADSVASAVAAGHEIAVVASAMGSTTDELLDDITFETDDADRAEIVSMGERTSVRMLKAALSVRDVEAVFLEPGHPDWPVITDERGEVDVAETKRRAQKIAARLDGVVPIITGFLAEDHDGNVTTLGRGGSDTTAVMLGNYMDADEVVIVTDVEGVMTGDPRVVEGARNVGQITVDELRNLSFRGAEVVAPSALSYKDEGLAVRVVHYQHGDLLRGGTRIEGEFESLIDMREEPLACLTIAGRAIRNRPGILSELSNALRAEEINIDAVASGMDSVTFYVDVDVAETAEALLHESVVTDEALSSVTVADPIAVIRVTGGELPNQSGVIQDIIAPIADAGINIIDLITSATSVAVFVDWDDREEALEIVQQRFD